GCCGGCCGCCGAGGGGCTCGTGTTTCCCGAGACGTCGTTCGATCCCCAGTCGCTCCGTCCCGCCACTCGCCGCTTCGTCGCCGACTACCGCGCCCGGTTCCACGAGGACCCCGACCCCTTCGCCGCCCATGCCTACGACGCGCTGAAGCTCTTGGCTTTCGCGATGGAGCGGGAAGGCTCGCCGGACCCGGAGAGCGTGCGGCGCGGTCTCGACGCGATCGAGGACTACTC
This Terriglobia bacterium DNA region includes the following protein-coding sequences:
- a CDS encoding ABC transporter substrate-binding protein; translated protein: PAAEGLVFPETSFDPQSLRPATRRFVADYRARFHEDPDPFAAHAYDALKLLAFAMEREGSPDPESVRRGLDAIEDYSGASGPVAFDENGDVVQYPRLFIVHHGHAEPYDRFVEEGGTLPLPATN